A single region of the Gammaproteobacteria bacterium genome encodes:
- the hypA gene encoding Hydrogenase maturation factor HypA, whose product MHELAVAYALVEQVEMLIHQNQAQRATHIYLRIGPLSGIVPELLSDAISIVAASSRMAGAELEMTRTSIRIYCQVCEAEDEVEINRLLCPSCGNWHTKMISGDELLLERIELEGDD is encoded by the coding sequence ATGCATGAACTAGCGGTGGCGTATGCGTTAGTAGAACAAGTGGAAATGTTAATCCATCAGAATCAGGCGCAGCGTGCAACCCATATTTATCTGCGCATTGGCCCCCTGTCTGGGATAGTCCCTGAATTGCTAAGCGACGCAATTAGTATAGTGGCGGCGAGCAGTCGCATGGCGGGGGCAGAATTGGAAATGACCCGAACCTCGATTCGGATATACTGTCAGGTATGTGAAGCGGAGGACGAGGTCGAAATCAATCGTCTACTCTGTCCGAGTTGTGGTAACTGGCACACCAAAATGATTAGTGGCGACGAATTGCTACTAGAGCGCATCGAACTAGAAGGAGATGATTAA
- a CDS encoding hydrogenase nickel incorporation protein HypB, with translation MCDTCGCNLTPGNHHLAHHAVAKDTTAVTVLKGLLAKNNEQATHNREHLDAHGILAINLMSAPGSGKTALLEATLSALKGEFICAVIEGDLETENDAERIRAKGVQAHQIVTGTACHLDSHLVHDALHHMDLDGVDILFIENVGNLVCPASFDLGQHFNLVLLSVSEGDDKPAKYPVMFRVADALLITKTDLLVVLDDFDPAKVERHLRNLANPAPIFQISARKGLGMDTWLNWLRTQLATQRKSRRALNIEHH, from the coding sequence ATGTGTGACACCTGCGGTTGTAACCTTACCCCTGGCAATCACCACCTTGCCCATCACGCTGTCGCAAAGGATACGACCGCTGTTACCGTATTGAAGGGATTGCTGGCCAAAAACAATGAACAGGCCACGCATAACCGGGAACATTTAGACGCGCATGGGATTCTTGCCATCAATCTTATGTCCGCGCCTGGTTCCGGTAAGACCGCTTTACTAGAGGCTACCCTCAGCGCACTCAAAGGCGAATTTATCTGCGCTGTTATTGAAGGCGACTTGGAAACAGAAAACGATGCTGAACGGATTCGTGCCAAGGGGGTACAGGCGCACCAGATCGTTACCGGTACCGCCTGCCACCTAGATTCGCATTTAGTACATGATGCTTTGCATCACATGGATTTGGACGGTGTTGATATTCTATTCATTGAGAATGTCGGGAACTTAGTTTGTCCTGCTAGTTTCGATCTTGGGCAACATTTTAATCTCGTCCTGCTTTCGGTCAGCGAGGGCGATGACAAACCCGCGAAGTATCCGGTGATGTTTCGAGTCGCGGATGCTTTGCTCATTACCAAGACAGACCTATTGGTGGTGCTCGATGATTTTGATCCCGCCAAGGTGGAACGACACCTACGTAACTTAGCCAATCCTGCACCAATATTTCAGATCTCCGCACGCAAGGGGCTTGGTATGGATACCTGGCTGAATTGGCTACGTACTCAATTGGCCACGCAACGCAAATCTAGACGTGCCTTAAACATTGAACATCATTAA